AAACACGTGGTTTTAAGTTCATTTCTTACGCCGTTTGGTGGATCCGCCAATCAATCCTTCAGGCTTTGGCAGAACAGTCACGTATCGTTCGTTTGCCGCTGAATAAGATCGGTTCGATCAATAAGATTAACAAGATGTACGCGCTATTGGAGCAGTCCAACGAACGTCCGCCTTCAGCAGAAGAAATTGCGAAAGAGCTGGACATGACAGTAAATGATGTGAAGGAAAGCATGAAAAATTCCGGTCGTCACCTGTCAATGGATGCCCCGCTTGTGGAAGGTGAGGATTCGAACCTTTACGATGTTTTGCGTTCAGGAGAGTCTCCAAACCCGGACCGTGAGTTGATCCATGAGTCATTGCGTACTGAAATTGAGCGCTCTTTGGAAACATTGACACCTCGTGAAGCTGATGTGGTGCGTTTGTATTTCGGATTGGGAGACCAGCATCCGATGACTTTGGAAGAAATCGGTGAAACTTTTGACCTGACCCGTGAGCGTGTTCGCCAGATCAAGGAGAAGGCCATCAGAAGGCTGAAGCACACTTCAAGGAGCAAAATCCTGAAGACGTATCTGGGCTAATTTTTAGTTTTTTTTAACGTTATTCTTTGTGTTTAAGATTTAATTCGTATTTTGCGAGTCTCAAAACACAACAACAATATTTACCGTAACAACAGTCTGATTAACTGTTCGTTTTTTGATTGATGATTGAAACTCCGGCTGATTACCGGAGTTTTTTATTTTGTAAAAAAACTCCAGTCTGTTCGCTTTGCTCGGGTTCCCGGAGTTTTTTATTTTGTAAAAAAACTCCAGTCTGTTCGCTTTGCTCGGGTTCCCGGAGTTTTTTATTTTGTAAAAAAACTCCAGTCTGTTCGCTTTGCTCGGGTTTAGCTTCGCTCTGTTCGCCTTTCAGGCTCGGGTCCGGAGTTTTTTATTTATCTTAATTTCCCATTCTTTCCATAACTGCTTACTGTGACTGCCAACTGTCTACTTTCATATGGCGTTGCCTGCGGCCCGGGCTGTCCGCTATATCTTTTCCTTCCTGCGTCAGGAAAAGGATGCCGCTTTCATCCCTAACGCAATTCAAACATCAACTTTAAACTTTATTCCTCGAACTTTACAACATAAAATTTTACTTTTGCACGAAACAACACCAACTACAACATGACTAAAACACTCATTGCCCCATCCGTACTGGCAGCAGATTTCGCTAACCTGCAACGCGACATCGAAATGGTAAACAACAGCGCCGCAGATTGGTTCCATATCGATATTATGGATGGCGTTTTCGTTCCCAACATTTCTTTCGGGATGCCTGTTTTGGATGCCATTACGAAGCATGCCAAAAAAACCATCGACGTGCATTTGATGATTGTCGATCCGGACCGTTATATCAAGACTTTCGCTGATTTGGGTGCCAATAACCTTACCGTGCACTATGAAGCCTGCACACACCTTCACCGAACGCTTCAGGCGATTAAGGCGGAGGGAATGAAAGCGGGCGTCGCCATCAATCCGCATACCAATATCGATTTGCTGGAAGACACTATCAATAATATCGATTTGGTGTGCCTTATGAGTGTCAACCCGGGGTTTGGCGGACAATCTTTTATTGAGAACACTTATGCAAAGATTAAAAGGTTAAAAGATTTAATAAACCGAAAAGGCGCCAACACACTCATCGAAATTGATGGCGGTGTCACCGACAAGAATGCCAAACAACTCGCTGAAGCTGGTGCTGATGTGTTGGTTGCCGGGAATTTCGTGTTCCGCTCTGACAACCCCACGAAGACTATTGAAGACCTAAGGCAATTACTGGCTTAATTTTCCCTGTAATTGATCATTTCAGAAACCTGCTTGTATAATTTAGGGTAATTCGTCCTGAATACCATTGGCGTTTCAAAAAAATGCTCGAGCATCACTGCGATGAATTCGTATTCATTCGTAAATCCATAATCCCTGAAATAGCCTTTATCGAACAAAACCTGCCGTTGTTTTTCATCCCGGATCATACTCCTGATGCTTTGATATCGGGTTGCAAACATGGCTTCTGCTTCGTTTGGTTTGCGTAGAGAATACAGATAGATCGCATGTGCAAATTCGTGTATGGCGAGATTGAGGTTGTCATTTTCAGTATGGCAGCCCCGTTCAAAAGCAGCCCAGGAAAATACAATCAACTTATGTGACGGGTTGAATTCGCCATCATGAAGGTTTCCTGTAATCGTAGACTCATAGGAATCGGGATAAATGATAATCCTTTCGAAAGAACCCATCATGTAATTCCGCATCCCGAATGTCATCATCACATACACTGATGCAATCCTGACTTTCATTTCATCGGTCAATTGAATCTCGCGCCCTTCAAATGCAATCGTTACTAAAAAGGTTTTCAGCCGATGCTCAAAATAAGCCTGCCTTTTTGGCGAAAGCCGTTTGAAAAACGGGCTGTATTGTAATGCCAATGAGCGCTCGTTCGCAGTCAGCTTAAGAGGCTTATAATACAAATGCACATAGACTGGCCTGTTGAGGAAATACATAAATGCCGGTTCCAATATGGCATGAAAAAAGCCATAGCCAATAAGCAGGAAAAGCAACGTGAAGATTACAAAGAAAACTTCCATATTATTCGGTGTCAAACATGGATTTCTGTGCAGATTGCCGCAACGGAAGAGGAATGGAAAGGTGGAGTGCCTTATTGATTTCCCTGATGAAATGTTCCGCCAATAAAGGGGATTCCACTTCGATATTCTGGTGTACGAAGAAATATAGTTTTTTTAGCCCGAATCCTTTCCATAAAATGATCCGCTGCACCCATTCATCGAGCCTTGAAATGTCAGAAGGGTGGTTTGCCCCGACATAGCGCACAAAAGCCACAGGGCTTGTCAAACGCATGTGCAGCATGTCCCGGCGTCCGGCAGTATCGACGATGATATTTGCCATATTATTTTTTTCAAGCAGATCTGCATAAGCATCAATTACAGGATTTTGAAACCATTCTGCATTGCGGACTTCAACACCAAGTGGCACCCCTTTTGGGAAATCGTTCAGGACATTTTCAAGTCGGGCGAAATCTTTTGGCTTAAAATTATCAGGCAATTGCAGGAAAGCCATCCCCAATTTGTGATCAAAATTGCTCACAGAATTGGCAAATGCATCTACGAGTTCCTTTACGTCAATCAACCTTTTGTAATGCGTAATAATGTCGGTGACTTTTGGAAAAAACTTGAAATCTTCGGGCGTTTTATGCTTCCAGGTTTCCACCTGTTGCCATTCGGGCATGCGGTAGAAAGTGGCGTTGAGTTCAATTGAATTGAATTGAGTCGAATAATAAGCCAATTCATCTTTCGTTCCGCGGGGGTAAAAACCTTTTAAGTCTGTACGGTTCCATTTCGCACAACCGATATACACTTCAAGCGGGGAATCATCTTTATGTTTGTTAAGAATCCCAGCGGTTTGCTTTGCATCCGCTGGAAGTGTGAAATCTATATTTTCAGGATGGTCGACTTTTCCGAATTGCATGGTATTATTTTACCGCAATATAAGATAACTCATACCATAAAAAAAGCCTGAAACATAATATTTCAGGCTTTAAAGTGACCGCGAGAGGACTCGAACCTCCATCATCAGAACCGGAATCTGACATTCTATCCATTGAACTACGCAGCCTTATTGAGATTTCGAGATCATCAGATTTTCAGAGTCTGACAATCTGAAAATCCAAATTAAGTAAGCAGTTTCTTAACAATCGTCGAAATGGTTTTGCCTTCAGCGGTACCACCCAATTGTGCTGTGGCCAGTCCCATCACTTTACCCATTGAAGCAATGCCGGATGCGCCGGTTTCAGCGATGATTTTAGCAATGACCGCTTCCACTTCCGCTTCGCTTAATTGTGCAGGAAGGAACTTCTCGATTACTGCTACCTGCGCCAATTCGGGTTCAGCAAGATCCAGGCGGTTTTGCTCCGTGAAGATGCGCGCGCTTTCCTTACGTGTCTTTATGAGGCGTTGGATCAGCTTTATTTCCTCTTCTTCAGAGATCTCTTCTTTCGAACCGGATGCGGTTTGCGCCAGCAGCAATTCCGACTTGATGGAACGCAGCGACTCCAGCGCAACGGTATCTTTTGCTTTCATGGCGTTTTTAATTTCGTCCATGATTTTAGTTGATAAGCTCATATTTTGTTATTTACGAAAACCTTTAAAGGCTCCAGATAATGCAGTGCAAACTTAGCTAAAATTACCGGAACGGCAAAGTCAGGCCGCATTCGTTTTGCATAAAAAAACCCGAAAATCGAAGACTTCCGGGTTTAAAATTGGTTTGAGTTAGTTAATCCACGTTGTCGTGAAGGAACGAGTTGTTTGACCGCAACTGTATGTCGTCGTTGCTGTCGATTCCCAGTGAAGTCCGGGATTTATTGTTGCTCTCAGGCGTTCCTGAGATGTCGATACCCAATCTCTTGTAAGCAGGTTCCTTTTCCATTTCCTCCATGCGGGAAGAATTGGTATGGAACTTATAATTGAATTCTTTCAGTTTCCTTCTTCTTTCGTCAGCCCTTAGTTTGTTGGCATCTTCCAAAGACATTTCGGTTGGGGAAATGTTCTCGAAATTGCTGAATTCATTTGCAGGCTCAATGGTTTTTTTAGTGAACTGCAATTCTGACGGCTCCTCAGCCACTTTCGCTACAGGTTTTGATTCCAGCAGGGAATTCTCGATTTCCATATATTCTTCCAAAGAATAACGTACTACGCCGGTCTCATTCAATTCCGTCATCGGAACCACCTGGACAGGTTGGTTTACCTTAATGTCTTTGGCCTCTTCAGTCAGTTCGAAAAAAATCCTGCTGTCTGTATTTTCAGAAATTACCGGTGCTGTTTTTGCAATTGGCAGGTCGAATGAAAATGTGATCTGCTCTTCTTCCTGTGCTACATGTTTTGGTTCCTGAACGATGATTTCACGAACTTCAGGCGTTGTGAAAAAGAAATCCGGCTCGGCTGCCACTGCAGGAGCAGAAACAATTTCAAAAGTCACATCAAGATTCTTGATAAATTCAGTTGTCGGAACAAGTGTCACTTCAAAAACCGGCTCTTCAACAACTGGTTCTTCTACGATTTCTTCCATCAGGTCGTGTACAATCCTTTCTTCATTTGCCGGAGCGGACACTTCGGTAAATTCAAAAGAAGACACCACTTTCGGAGTCAGGTTATGGGTAATCCTTTGCTCTTCTTCAAGTGCATGTATGATTTTCTTAGGCTCTGTATTGACGATTTCGTTTTGTTGCTCTACATTAAATCCCGTAGCGATAATCGTAACCGCAATCGAATCCTCCAGGCTTTCGTCTTCACCGACACCCATGATGATGTTAGCGTTGAAACCGGCTTCATGCTGGATGTGATCGTTGATTTCACCAATTTCATCAATCGTGATTTCATTAGTACCCGAAACGATAAGCAACAATACGTTTTTGGCACCTGTAATTTTATTGTCATTTAAAAGTGGGGAGTCCAATGCTGATACGATGGCATCCTTCGCACGATTTTCACCATTGGCCAATGACGATCCCATGATCGCTGTTCCGCTGTTCGAGAGGACCGTTTTGGCATCTTTTAAATCGATGTTTTGTGTGTAATGGTGCGTGATGACTTCAGCAATGCCGCGCGAAGCGGTTGCCAAAACTTCGTCCGCTTTGGAGAATCCGGCTTTGAAGCCAAGGTTTCCGTATACTTCACGCAGTTTATTGTTGTTGATAACGATGAGCGAATCGACTTGCTTGCGTAATCTTTCCACGCCATTCAAAGCCTGTTCCTGACGCACTTTGCCTTCAAACTGGAATGGGATGGTCACGATTCCTACAGTCAGGATGTCGCGCTCACGGGCAAGCTGTGCAATGACAGGTGCCGCTCCGGTTCCGGTTCCGCCGCCCATACCAGCCGTGATGAACACCATTTTAGTATTGATGTCAAGCATTTTCTCAATATCGGAAATACTTTCGATTGCCGATTGCTGCCCCACTTCAGGGTTTGCTCCGGCTCCGAGGCCTTCGGTAAGGTTTACCCCGAGTTGGATTTTATTTGGCACAGGGCTGTTCTGCAAAGCCTGCGAATCGGTGTTGCAAACGATAAAATCAACCCCTTTTATCCCTTGCTTAAACATGTGGTTGATGGCGTTACTACCGCCGCCACCTACACCGATTACCTTAATCACATTTGATTGGTTCTTCGGCAAATCAAATGAAATACTTCCAAAATCTGAGTTGCTTGTCATATTCTTTGGTTTTATTATTCTTCCGTCTTCTTTTCTTTTCTCTCCCCCCTGTTAGCGAATTTCAAATTACACTGAATTTATTCAGCGTTATCTAAGAAATCCCTGATTTTATCAACATACTTATCAAAAAAAGATTTCCTGATTTTGTTCTCTGTAGACTCCTGGATTTTCTCTGCCTTCGGAGCCACATCTGCAAAAACCACTTCTTTAACTTCCTCTGGTTCAGGAGTTGGTTTTGCCGCTTCAGGCTCGATATACCTTTGGACAGGCTTCACTTCTTCGACCACTTTCTCAATCAGTACGGCGCTCCTGGTGTTGTTCTGGATGCTGTTCATCACCAAACCAACCGCCGTAGCGTACAACGGACTTGAAATTTCTTCATCGGAGTTGCCTGCCAGATGCTCATTTGGATAACCGATGCGAGTATCCATTCCGGTAATATATTCTACCAATTGCTTGATGTGCTGTAATTGCGCACCGCCACCGGTCAATACGATTCCTGCAATGAGTTTTTTGCGTGGGTCTTCGTGTCCGTATGCTTTGATTTCTGCAAAAACCTGCTCGATGATTTCGACTACACGGGCGTGGATGATTTTGGATAAGTTTTTCAATGAAATTTCTTTTGGCTCCCTCCCGCGAAGGCCTGGAATCGAAACAATTTCATTGTCTTTATTTTCACCCGGCCATGCAGATCCGAATTTCACTTTCAGCAATTCCGCCTGTTTTTCTATGATTGAACAACCTTCTTTGATGTCATCCGTAATCACATTTCCACCGAAAGGAATCACTGCAGTATGACGGATGATACCATCTTTAAAAATTGCTAAATCAGTAGTTCCGCCACCAATATCGATCAGCGCGACTCCGGCTTCTTTTTCTTCCTGGCTCAGCACGGCATCTGCGGAAGCGAGCGGTTCTAATGTCAGCCCTGAAAGCTCAATACCCGAGCTTTGGATGCAACGGCCCACATTACGGATCGAAGAGGCCTGGCCCACCACAACGTGGAAGCTGGATTCCAATCTTCCGCCGTACATACCAATCGGCTCCTTGATTTCCGATTGCCCGTCAATCTTGAATTCCTGCGGCAGTACGTGGATGATTTCCTCACCAGGAAGCATGGCCAGTTTGTGTACCTGATTAATCAAAAGATCGATATCCTTGTCGCCGATCACCTCTTCAGGATTGCTCCTGCTGATGTAATCGCTGTGCTGGATGCTGCGGATGTGTTGCCCGGCAATGCCTACAACGACGTCCTTGATGCTGTAACCCGAATTGTTTTCGGCTTCAGCAACAGCAAGCTGGATGGACTGGATGGTTTGGGTGATGTTATTCACGACACCCCGCGCCACACCAAGGCTTTTGGACTTTCCGACACCGAGGATCTCGAGTTTTCCGTACTCGTTTTTCCTGCCAATCATCGCGACAATTTTGGTTGTCCCGATATCTAAACCAACGGCGATATTCTCTTTTTCCATAATCTGTTATTTAGTACACACTACCTGTTGCGTAAACTTTAGGTTGATGAACCTGTAATTATTTAATAAACTGTCCTTTATTGCCTTTTGAAAGAAAGCTTTATAATTGTTAAACTTCCTTTCCGCATTGATCGGCTTCCCGAAATCAATCTGGTAATCAAAATTCCTGTTCGACATGATCAGGCCGCCGTTAGGCAAAACCTGTATACCGATGATGTTCTTTTTCAAAAAATCATCGTCATGTATCAGCCGGAAAACTTTGCACAATTCTTTGCTGTTGTTTTCGTCAACCACACCCGAAACAAGCGGAACCCTCGCAGTATGAATTATCGACAGCGGCATCTTGTCCCCTTCACTGTCAAGGTAAAAAGATCCTGCATCATCCACCACTCTTGCTATGGGGGTCTTTTGTTTTACAACAGCTTTCAGGACACCATCAATACTCACAAAAACCTCTGATTTTTCAATCATTTCATTGGCGTTTATGGCATTTTCCAGTTTACCCAAATCTAGATTTTCTTTGCGTATGGTTTGCGCCGACGGTTTATTTTCTATTAACAATTTATTAACCATCTCGCGGGTAATGAAAAGGTTGTCGTTGGCAGTAAATTCAATTACGGATGCCTTAAGTTTCCGCTCTTCATTCCTTTTTAAAGTAAATGAATATAACGAGATCAAACCGATGCAAATCAGCAGCAGCCTTACGTTGACCCATATATTTATCCAGTTAAGCTTTTTCATGCAATGCTAATTTTAAGGATTCTACCATTTCACCAATATCGCCTGCGCCGATGGTTACAATAACTTCAGCATCACTGTTTAAAACTTCAGGAATCAGCCTGTCTTTAGATACGAGTTTTTTATTCGGATTGGTCATTTTTGACAAAAGCCAGTCAGAATTCACGCCTTCCACAGGAAGTTCCCTTGCCGGATAAATATCAAGCAGGATAACCTGTCCGAATTTCGAAAGGCTTTCCGCAAAACCGTCAATGAAATCCTTCGTCCTGCTGAACAAATGCGGCTGGAAAATCGCCAATACTTCCTTATTTGGATACAATTCGGAAACCGCCTGGAACACTGCATCGATTTCCGTCGGATGGTGTGCATAATCGTCTATGTAAACCAGTTTATCGGTTTTAATCTGATAAGAAAAACGCCTTTTGACGCCGCGGAAAGAGGATAACGCCTTGACAATGGACACGGTTGGGGTTCCGAATTTCCTGGCCATTGCCAAAGCCATTACCGCATTCATAAGATTGTGCCTGCCGGGCAATCCGAACCTGATATTTTCAATCGTTTCAGATGGTGTTTTGACATCGAAAACATAATTCCCGTTCTCAATCCGGATGTTGTATGCTTTATAATCCGCATCTTGATTGATGGCTACCGACATACCGTTTAATGGTAAATCCTTCGCAATGAATAAATTTTCCTTTTCATCAATCTTATCGGCGAATTTCGTAAACGACGCTTCAATCGCACTGCTGTCGCCATAAATATCCAAATGATCAGCATCCATTGAAGTGATGCAGGCCAAATCCGGATGCAGGTGCAGGAAAGAGCGATCGAATTCATCGGCTTCGACTACAGTGACGGTTTTCCCGTTTCCGATCAGATTTGAATTGTAATTTTCGACAATGCCACCGAGGAACGAAGTCACATCGGCACCACTTTCATATAAGATATGCCCGAGGATACTTGAAGTCGTGGTTTTACCATGTGTTCCGGCCACTGCAAAACAGAAAGTATCTTTCGTGATGATGCCTAAAACTTCGGCGCGTTTTTTCACATGGTAATTCCTTTCGAGGAAATAATTCCATTCTGAATGTGAAATCGGGACCGCCGGCGTAATGACAACCAGGGTATTCTCTACGTAAAAATCTTTGGGGATCAGGCTGATATTGTCTTCAAAATGAATCTCAATCCCGCTTTCGATCAGCTCGCCGGTCAAGGTTGACGGCGTCTTGTCATAACCCTGGACATTTTTACCCAACATCTGGAAATAACGCGCCAACGCACTCATGCCGATACCGCCGATGCCTATGAAATACACGTTATGGATTTGGGTAAGGTTCATAAAGAAGTGGCTGAATTGCTGAGCGACTGAGTGGCTGAGTTTGGGATTAGCTTTATAATTTCGTCTACGATATCTCTGGTGGCGTTTAATTTAGCCAGTGTTTTGATGTTTTGTGATAATTTCTGTTGCAGGTTTTCATCTGACAGTAAATTGTTGAACAGGTCTGTGAACTGTGTATCCAATTCTGCTTCGCGGATTAATAATGCGGCATCTTTATCCACTATTGATTTGGCATTTTTCGTCTGATGGTCTTCGGCTACATTGGGTGACGGAATGAAAATTACCGGTTTACCCACGATGCATAATTCTGAAACCGATGACGCTCCGGAACGCGAAATTACGACATCTGCGGCAGCGTAGACCAAATCCATCCTATCAATAAAAGCCATAACCTGCACATCTTCCTTCTCGCTGAAATGCTGATATTGTTCGTAATAATATTTGCCGCATTGCCAGATGACCTGCACATTTTGGGCAGCGAAATTCACGAGTTCCTTTGCTATCAATTGATTAATCCTTGCCGAACCAAGGCTTCCGCCGAGGATCAAAACCACTTTTTTATCGTGCGAAAGATTGAAGTGTGCGAAAGCCTCATTCCTTTTGCCATCAATGCCAAGCAAATCCTGACGGACCGGATTTCCGGTGAACACGATCTTATGCTTCGGAAAAAATCTTTCGAGGTTTTCGTAGGCCACGCAGATTTTATTTGCTTTGGCGCTCAACCAGCGGTTGGTGATCCCGGGAAAGGAATTCTGTTCCTGGATTACTGTCGGGATATTTGCGATTCCTGCAACCCTTAATAACGGTCCGCTGGCGAAACCTCCCGTACCGATGACAACATCAGGTTTAAATTCGCGGATGATCGTTCTCGATTTTAATAAACTGTCAATTAATTTCAATGGGAAAAGCGAATTGTCGAATGTTAACCTGCGCTGTATGCCTGCAATCCAAAGTCCTTTGATTGGGTAACCGGCCTGTGGGACTTTCTGCATTTCCATTTTGTCCCTGGCACCTACGAAAAGGATCTCGCAATCGGGAAACCGCTGCTTTAATTCATTGGCAATGGCAATAGCAGGGTAAATATGCCCGCCTGTGCCGCCACCGCTTAATATGAATTTGAGTCTTTTCATGTTTATTTGTTCATCACTGCCTTCATCGGGTTTGCCGAATCGGTGATGGAATAATTATTTTCATCAAAAGCAGCATTTTTTTCAGCCACTTGTTCTTCATCTTCCTCCTGCAAATGCTTGTCAATCATTTTTTGCAATGCTTCATTCCTCCTGTCCTTTTCTTCCATTTCCTGCGCTATTTCTTCCTCTTTTTTAGTCACACTAATGATGATTCCGATGGCGATACAGGTCATCCAGATCGAACTTCCGCCGCTGCTGACCAACGGCAAGGTCTGTCCGGTTACGGGAAGCAATTGTACGGCCACGCCCATATTGATCAACGCCTGGAAGATAATCGGGAAACCAAGGCCGACGACAAGAAATTTGCCGAA
This genomic stretch from Flavobacterium pallidum harbors:
- the murG gene encoding undecaprenyldiphospho-muramoylpentapeptide beta-N-acetylglucosaminyltransferase; protein product: MKRLKFILSGGGTGGHIYPAIAIANELKQRFPDCEILFVGARDKMEMQKVPQAGYPIKGLWIAGIQRRLTFDNSLFPLKLIDSLLKSRTIIREFKPDVVIGTGGFASGPLLRVAGIANIPTVIQEQNSFPGITNRWLSAKANKICVAYENLERFFPKHKIVFTGNPVRQDLLGIDGKRNEAFAHFNLSHDKKVVLILGGSLGSARINQLIAKELVNFAAQNVQVIWQCGKYYYEQYQHFSEKEDVQVMAFIDRMDLVYAAADVVISRSGASSVSELCIVGKPVIFIPSPNVAEDHQTKNAKSIVDKDAALLIREAELDTQFTDLFNNLLSDENLQQKLSQNIKTLAKLNATRDIVDEIIKLIPNSATQSLSNSATSL
- the ftsZ gene encoding cell division protein FtsZ, whose amino-acid sequence is MTSNSDFGSISFDLPKNQSNVIKVIGVGGGGSNAINHMFKQGIKGVDFIVCNTDSQALQNSPVPNKIQLGVNLTEGLGAGANPEVGQQSAIESISDIEKMLDINTKMVFITAGMGGGTGTGAAPVIAQLARERDILTVGIVTIPFQFEGKVRQEQALNGVERLRKQVDSLIVINNNKLREVYGNLGFKAGFSKADEVLATASRGIAEVITHHYTQNIDLKDAKTVLSNSGTAIMGSSLANGENRAKDAIVSALDSPLLNDNKITGAKNVLLLIVSGTNEITIDEIGEINDHIQHEAGFNANIIMGVGEDESLEDSIAVTIIATGFNVEQQNEIVNTEPKKIIHALEEEQRITHNLTPKVVSSFEFTEVSAPANEERIVHDLMEEIVEEPVVEEPVFEVTLVPTTEFIKNLDVTFEIVSAPAVAAEPDFFFTTPEVREIIVQEPKHVAQEEEQITFSFDLPIAKTAPVISENTDSRIFFELTEEAKDIKVNQPVQVVPMTELNETGVVRYSLEEYMEIENSLLESKPVAKVAEEPSELQFTKKTIEPANEFSNFENISPTEMSLEDANKLRADERRRKLKEFNYKFHTNSSRMEEMEKEPAYKRLGIDISGTPESNNKSRTSLGIDSNDDIQLRSNNSFLHDNVD
- the murC gene encoding UDP-N-acetylmuramate--L-alanine ligase, which codes for MNLTQIHNVYFIGIGGIGMSALARYFQMLGKNVQGYDKTPSTLTGELIESGIEIHFEDNISLIPKDFYVENTLVVITPAVPISHSEWNYFLERNYHVKKRAEVLGIITKDTFCFAVAGTHGKTTTSSILGHILYESGADVTSFLGGIVENYNSNLIGNGKTVTVVEADEFDRSFLHLHPDLACITSMDADHLDIYGDSSAIEASFTKFADKIDEKENLFIAKDLPLNGMSVAINQDADYKAYNIRIENGNYVFDVKTPSETIENIRFGLPGRHNLMNAVMALAMARKFGTPTVSIVKALSSFRGVKRRFSYQIKTDKLVYIDDYAHHPTEIDAVFQAVSELYPNKEVLAIFQPHLFSRTKDFIDGFAESLSKFGQVILLDIYPARELPVEGVNSDWLLSKMTNPNKKLVSKDRLIPEVLNSDAEVIVTIGAGDIGEMVESLKLALHEKA
- a CDS encoding cell division protein FtsQ/DivIB produces the protein MKKLNWINIWVNVRLLLICIGLISLYSFTLKRNEERKLKASVIEFTANDNLFITREMVNKLLIENKPSAQTIRKENLDLGKLENAINANEMIEKSEVFVSIDGVLKAVVKQKTPIARVVDDAGSFYLDSEGDKMPLSIIHTARVPLVSGVVDENNSKELCKVFRLIHDDDFLKKNIIGIQVLPNGGLIMSNRNFDYQIDFGKPINAERKFNNYKAFFQKAIKDSLLNNYRFINLKFTQQVVCTK
- the rpe gene encoding ribulose-phosphate 3-epimerase, with the translated sequence MTKTLIAPSVLAADFANLQRDIEMVNNSAADWFHIDIMDGVFVPNISFGMPVLDAITKHAKKTIDVHLMIVDPDRYIKTFADLGANNLTVHYEACTHLHRTLQAIKAEGMKAGVAINPHTNIDLLEDTINNIDLVCLMSVNPGFGGQSFIENTYAKIKRLKDLINRKGANTLIEIDGGVTDKNAKQLAEAGADVLVAGNFVFRSDNPTKTIEDLRQLLA
- a CDS encoding sigma-70 family RNA polymerase sigma factor, with the protein product MRQLKITKQVTNRETASLDKYLQEIGKVDLITADEEVELAQKIKAGDQRALEKLTKANLRFVVSVAKQYQNQGLTLPDLINEGNLGLIKAAQRFDETRGFKFISYAVWWIRQSILQALAEQSRIVRLPLNKIGSINKINKMYALLEQSNERPPSAEEIAKELDMTVNDVKESMKNSGRHLSMDAPLVEGEDSNLYDVLRSGESPNPDRELIHESLRTEIERSLETLTPREADVVRLYFGLGDQHPMTLEEIGETFDLTRERVRQIKEKAIRRLKHTSRSKILKTYLG
- a CDS encoding zinc-dependent peptidase, coding for MEVFFVIFTLLFLLIGYGFFHAILEPAFMYFLNRPVYVHLYYKPLKLTANERSLALQYSPFFKRLSPKRQAYFEHRLKTFLVTIAFEGREIQLTDEMKVRIASVYVMMTFGMRNYMMGSFERIIIYPDSYESTITGNLHDGEFNPSHKLIVFSWAAFERGCHTENDNLNLAIHEFAHAIYLYSLRKPNEAEAMFATRYQSIRSMIRDEKQRQVLFDKGYFRDYGFTNEYEFIAVMLEHFFETPMVFRTNYPKLYKQVSEMINYREN
- the ftsA gene encoding cell division protein FtsA produces the protein MEKENIAVGLDIGTTKIVAMIGRKNEYGKLEILGVGKSKSLGVARGVVNNITQTIQSIQLAVAEAENNSGYSIKDVVVGIAGQHIRSIQHSDYISRSNPEEVIGDKDIDLLINQVHKLAMLPGEEIIHVLPQEFKIDGQSEIKEPIGMYGGRLESSFHVVVGQASSIRNVGRCIQSSGIELSGLTLEPLASADAVLSQEEKEAGVALIDIGGGTTDLAIFKDGIIRHTAVIPFGGNVITDDIKEGCSIIEKQAELLKVKFGSAWPGENKDNEIVSIPGLRGREPKEISLKNLSKIIHARVVEIIEQVFAEIKAYGHEDPRKKLIAGIVLTGGGAQLQHIKQLVEYITGMDTRIGYPNEHLAGNSDEEISSPLYATAVGLVMNSIQNNTRSAVLIEKVVEEVKPVQRYIEPEAAKPTPEPEEVKEVVFADVAPKAEKIQESTENKIRKSFFDKYVDKIRDFLDNAE
- a CDS encoding GatB/YqeY domain-containing protein, whose product is MSLSTKIMDEIKNAMKAKDTVALESLRSIKSELLLAQTASGSKEEISEEEEIKLIQRLIKTRKESARIFTEQNRLDLAEPELAQVAVIEKFLPAQLSEAEVEAVIAKIIAETGASGIASMGKVMGLATAQLGGTAEGKTISTIVKKLLT
- a CDS encoding DUF72 domain-containing protein, which codes for MQFGKVDHPENIDFTLPADAKQTAGILNKHKDDSPLEVYIGCAKWNRTDLKGFYPRGTKDELAYYSTQFNSIELNATFYRMPEWQQVETWKHKTPEDFKFFPKVTDIITHYKRLIDVKELVDAFANSVSNFDHKLGMAFLQLPDNFKPKDFARLENVLNDFPKGVPLGVEVRNAEWFQNPVIDAYADLLEKNNMANIIVDTAGRRDMLHMRLTSPVAFVRYVGANHPSDISRLDEWVQRIILWKGFGLKKLYFFVHQNIEVESPLLAEHFIREINKALHLSIPLPLRQSAQKSMFDTE